The segment TGAAAGATCCGCACACGGTGGTGAAGGCTGGCCAGGTCGTGCGCGTGAAAGTGCTGGAAGTCGACGAGAAGCGCAAGCGCATCGCGCTGACCATGCGTTTGACGGACAGCGCGCCGCAGGCGGGCAGCAAGCCCGAGCAGCGTGGCGACCGCAACGACCGCCGCAGCATGGCGCAGCACCAGTCGCAGTCGCGCAACGCGCCGGAACCAGCGGGCAGCATGGCCGCCGCGTTCGCCAAGCTGCGGGGCTAAGTCCGTGGCCGCCAGGCATGATTTCGTCATCCTGGCGGTGGACGCCGCCAGCGCGGAGGCGCAGCTGCTGCTCGATGCATTGTCGGACGCGCTGCTGCGCATCAATGGCGACAGTGGCCGCTCTTCCTTCGATGTCGAAGCGGCAACGCCGCGCGGCGGCTTTTACCTGGCCCGCGATACGGCTGGAGAACTGCTGGGCTGCGCCGCCCTGCGCCCGCTAGGAGAAGCGGACAGCGCCGTAGGCGAACTCAAGCGCATGTATGCGCGCCCGGGTTCGGCTGGCGTGGGCGCGGCCCTGCTGGCCCATGTGGAGTCGCAGGCGCGCCGGCATGGCTACCAGGCCCTGCACCTGTCCACCCGCGTGATAAATACCCGCGCCGTGGCGTTTTATGCCAAACACGGCTATGCCCCCGTCATTGCCTGGGGCAAATACGTGGGCGCGGCACAATCGACCTGCCTGGGCAAGACCTTATAAGCGTCAACGTGGCTGACTTGCCCGATTTATGACTTGAGCGCATACCCGTGCCGGCGTTTTCTTATAAAATGACGGCATCTATTTATTTACCCCATCAGAGGCAGCTATGAGCGACGTACAAACCTGGATCAAAGAAACCGTGACGAACACGCCAGTCGTGCTGTTCATGAAGGGCACGGCCCAGTTCCCGCAGTGCGGCTTTTCCGGCCGCGCCATCCAGATCCTGAAAGCGTGCGGCGTGGAAAACATCGCAACCGTCAACGTGCTGGATGACCCGGAAGTTCGCCAGGGCATCAAGGATTACTCGAACTGGCCGACCATTCCACAGCTGTATGTCAAAGGCGAGTTCATCGGTGGTTCCGATATCATGAATGAAATGTTTGAATCGGGCGAACTGAAGTCCCTGCTGGATGCCTGATAGCCAAACGCAGCGGCCGCGCCGTATCGTCGTGGCCATCACGGGCGCCACGGGCGCCGTGTATGGCTTGCGGCTGCTGCAATTGCTGGGCGCCATCCCCGGCGTCGAGACGCATCTGGTCTTGTCGGATGCGGCCGTACTGACCCTGCACCAGGAAACGGGCGTGGGGCGCAAGGACATCGAAGCGCAGGCGCACGTGGTGCACAAGCTGCGCGACATCGGCGCCTCTATCGCCAGCGGCTCGTTTCAATCGGATGGCATGGTCGTCGCACCGTGCTCGATGAAGACCCTGGCGGCCGTGGCCCATGGCTTGTCCGATAATTTGATCACGCGGGCCGCCGACGTGGTGCTCAAGGAACGCCGCCGCCTGATTTTGATGGTGCGCGAAACGCCGTTCAACCTGGCGCACCTGCGCAATATGACGGCCGTGACGGAAATGGGCGGCATCATCTTCCCGCCCTTGCCGAGCTTTTATCACCACCCGCAAAGCATTGCGGAGATGGTCGACCATACGGTGGCGCGCGTCATCGACCTGCTCGGCATCGAGCACGGCCTGGCACCGCGGTGGAATGGTCTCAAGTCTGCAAGCGACACCCCTATCCTCTAATTGGCGTCACGATGTAACTCTGGCGTCACGATGCCTGACAAAAGCGTAGCGAGCGGAAGGAAGAGGTGGTCGAGAAGCGCAACCGTGCTCTAGCACGGTGAGCATCGCAGACCGCCTATGCCGACGCGCAGTAGCTTTGGTCAGGCATCCCTCACCTCTTGTCGAATTGATGGGCACTTGCCTGCTTCAAATCCCTGGCTTCTTCAACCATCCTGCGGTGGGCGATCCGTTTGCGCATCACTTCCGCATGTTGCGCGGCAGTCATGGGGGGCACGGTCATCAAGTCCTTCAGCTGCGCGGTATTGCTGTAGTTACTTTTCATAAGACGGCTCAAATGCTCGGCTCCGTAGTGGATGAACTGGCTGCTTCTGATGTGATTATGCGCTGGTATTGGCCGCTGCGCCGCTGCGTACGGGATTATTGTCAAATAATTCCGCTGCAGCGCAACATGCGAGGTCTTATTGTGCGGCAAAATCATGTCTCCAGTATGACCTTGCGCAAATAAAAGGACAGGGAAAGCAGCGCCAGCAAAAAGCGGACGGTGCCGGCCGGGGATGGCCTGAATGCTTACTTTTGGTAGTTGACGCGCACCAGCATGCGAATAAATTCTCGCGCGATTTGACGATGATGTTCATCTAATCTTTGCAAATCGGCAATTAATTTCACATCGGCGGACTCAAAACGCGACAAAGCGCTGCCCGCTTCACCATTCGGCGTGGCGCTTTCCGGGCCGCCAAAACGCAACCATTCCGCCGGAACGCCCAACCATTGGGCAATCATGCGCAATTTCTCTTGCGTCGGAATTGCTTCACCTACTAACCATTTCCTAGCTGCATGCACGGTAATCGGGCGCCCGTCGAAACGGATATTGAATTCCCGGGCCAGTCTGGTCGGGCTGTCTGGAGAGTAATGGGCGTTTTTGAGAGCCAACTGAAGTCGCTGGCTGAAGCTTTCGCGTTCGTTAGAAGAATTCATAGGTGTACTATTTCATGTTGTAACATGAAAGTCAGTTTCTTGAATGACCATACAGAATGTTACATTTGAAAAGAGCATCAATTAACAATTAACACTCCAGCCGGGCTTTTCAGGTCAAAAAGTGGGCCGAATTTTCTCTTGCGATTCTGCGTGGCTTCGGGTCAAATTCGCGGCTAGCCTTGATTTTCGCACTGCAGCACGATTCAAAGCCTCGGTTTGGCATTACAACGTACGGTATCGGATAATGCCCTCCTCTACCGATATACGCAATGCTCATGCCATACAATTTCTTGTAGACAAAGTTTTCAGAAGGGCCATTTTGTTTTCAATATAGAAACGGCATGAACAACGTGTTCAGAGTAAAACGTTGTTTTTCGACCGTAGCTGCTGAAAAGAATCTGCGCAAAAAAATTTTACTGCCATCGCAGCGAAAAGAATGTCGCCGTTATGCCAGGAAAGCTCTTTTTGGTGTCATCTTGGCCACCAACTCTCGATCTTAAGCGGGTTTGCGCAAGAAGAATCAATTTATTTTCAGTAATTGTTGCCTGATTCGCCAAATTCTGCCGGTCATGCCTTCTTTTTTCTTTGTTGCAGCACGGGCGGGGCAGGCTACAATAGTATTGACGTTGACGTAAACGGCACTTTGCCCCCCACAGCCTCGCAGCACCCATCCAGCGACCGACCACCCATGCAACCGACACCGCCCGCACCCACGACGACCTATACCATCACCGAACTGGCGCGGGAGTTCGACATCACGGCGCGCGCCATCCGTTTCTATGAAGACCAGGGTTTGCTCAGCCCGAAACGCGAAGGCGCTGGCGGACGCAGCCGTGTCTACACGCCGCGCGACCGCACCCGTTTGAAACTGACCCTGCGCGGCAAGCGCCTGGGCCTGGCGTTATCGGAGATCAAGAGCCTGGTGGACATGTACGAGTCGCCAAAGGATACGCGTGCGCAGATGGACCGCTTCCTGGGCGTGCTGGCGCAGCACCGGCAGACGCTGGAGCAGCAGCGCATCGATATCGAAATGGCGCTGGCGGAAATCAGTTCGCACGAAGAAGCGTGCGCGCGCATGCTGGCGGACTTGAACCTTGATGAGGCGCAAACAAACTAAAGGCGCAGGCAGCGGACAGCTGCCGCGCACAGCGCTTTACGTTTACGTAAACGTCACAACTGAGTATCATAGCTTCACTGACCCGGCATCCATGACCGCCACACTTATAACGACGACGAGGACGACATGCTCCATCTCCCAGGCTTGACCTTTGACCACGGCGACGACATCGCCTCTTTGCGCGAAGCGATCCAACAATTTGCCGCCGCCGAAATCGCGCCGCGCGCGGCTGAAATCGACCGCACGGACCAGTTCCCCATGGACCTGTGGCGCAAGATGGGCGACATGGGCTTGCTCGGCATCACCGTCAGCGAAGAATACGGCGGCGCCGGCATGGGTTACCTGGCGCACATCATCGCCATGGAAGAGATCTCGCGCGCCTCGGCCTCCGTCGGCCTCTCCTACGGCGCCCACTCGAACCTGTGCGTGAACCAGATCAAGCGCAACGGCACGGCCGAGCAAAAAGCCAAATACCTGCCGAAACTGATCACGGGCGAGCACATCGGCGCTCTGGCCATGTCGGAACCAAATGCAGGCTCGGACGTCGTCAGCATGAAGCTGCGCGCCGACTTCAAGGGCGACCGCTGGGTCTTGAACGGCACCAAGATGTGGATCACCAACGGCCCCGATGCGGACGTGCTGGTGGTGTATGCGAAAAACGACCTGGAAGCGGGTCCGCGCGGCATGACGGCTTTCCTGATCGAAAAGAATTTCAAGGGCTTTTCCATCGCGCAAAAGCTCGACAAGCTGGGCATGCGCGGCTCGCACACGGGCGAACTGGTGTTCCAGGATTGCGAAGTGCCGGCCGAAAACGTGCTGGGCGGCCTGGGCAAGGGCGTCAACGTGCTGATGTCGGGCCTCGATTTCGAACGCACCGTGCTGTCCGGCGGACCGCTGGGCATCATGCAGGCCTGCATGGACCTCGTCGTGCCCTACGTACATGACCGCAAGCAATTCGGCCAGCCCATCGGCGAATTCCAGTTGATGCAAGGCAAACTGGCCGATATGTATTCGACCATGATGGCATGCAAGGCCTATGTCTATGCCGTGGGCCAGGCCTGCGACCGCGCCACCACGCCGGAAGCCGTGCGTCAGTTGCGCAAGGATGCGGCCGGCGCCATTCTGTATAGTGCGGAGAAGGCGACCTGGATGGCGGGCGAAGCGATCCAGGCCCTGGGCGGCAATGGCTACATCAACGAGTATCCGGCCGGCCGCCTGTGGCGCGATGCCAAGCTGTACGAGATCGGCGCCGGGACCAGCGAAATCCGCCGCATGCTGATAGGCCGCGAACTGTTTGCGGAAACCAAGTAAGCACGGGCGCGCGATTATCGACTGGGTGATGAGCTTTCAATGCGAGCACAGATATGACGCACATTGCCTTCCCCAAATTGCTCTCTTCCCAGATTGCATTCGATATCGCGCGCACCATCCGCGACGGCTTTGACAAGCATTACCGTTTGTTCCGCGCCACCAGCCAGCAAGCCAAGCAGTATTTCGAGCAAGGCGCCTGGGCCGCGGCGCAAACGGCGGCCCGCGAACGCATCGACTTTTATGACAAGCGCGTGCAGGAATGCGTGCAAATGCTCGAAGATGAGTATGAAGAGTCGGAGTTGAGCGACGAAGTGTGGCGCGAACTGAAGCTGCACTACATCGGTATGCTGACGGAACACAAGCAGCCGGAACTGGCGGAAACCTTCTTCAATTCCGTCTGCTGCAACATCCTGCACCGCACGTATTTCAATAACGACTATATTTTCGTGCGTCCCGTCGTGTCCACGGAATACATCGAAACGCAAGACCCCATCCCCACCTACCGCGTGTATTACCCCGGCAAGGATGGCTTGCGCCATACCCTGCAAGGCATGGTGACGGACTTCCAGCTCGGTTGCGCCTTTGCCAACCTCGAGCGCGACGTGGCCCAGGTGGAAGCGCGCCTGCGGCAGCTGTTCGGCAGCGAGCGGATCGAACCTAACCACCAGATCCAGGTCTTGACCAGCTTGTTTTACCGCAACAAGGGCGCCTACCTGGTCGGCAAGGGCATCAACGGCAACCGCGAATATCCATTCGTCGTGCCCATCCTGCACAACCGCCACGGCAAGCTGGTGCTCGACACGGTGCTGTTCGAGCACCAGCAGATCGCCGTGCTGTTTTCGTTTACGCGCGCGTATTTCCTGGTCGATATGGAAGTGCCGTCGGCCTATGTGCAATTTCTCCGAAGTTTGCTGCCGCGCAAACCGCGCAGCGAAATCTATACGATATTGGGCCTGCAAAAACAGGGCAAGACCTTGTTTTACCGCGATTACCTGCAGCATCTGAAACACTCGTCGGACCACTTTGAAAGCGCGCCCGGCATCCGCGGCCTGGTCATGCTGGTGTTTGCCCTGCCCTCGTTTCCCTATGTTTTCAAGGTGATCAAGGATTTTTTCCCGCTGCCCAAGGAAACCACGCGCGCACAAGTCCAGCAAAAGTATTTGCTGGTGAAACACCACGACCGGGTGGGCCGCATGGCCGACACGCTCGAGTATTCCAACGTGGCCTTTCCCCGCGCCCGTTTTGCCGAGGAATTGCTGGCCGAACTGAAGCAGTTCGCCCCCTCGCTGATCGAAGAAGACGGGGAGCAGATCATCATCCGCCACCTGTACATCGAACGGCGCATGGTGCCGCTGAACATGTGGCTGAGCAATGCCGAGAAGGAAGGCCGCGACGACCTGGTCGAACACGCCATCGTCGAGTACGGCAACGCCATCAAGGAATTGGTGGCGGCGAATATTTTCCCGGGCGACATGCTGTATAAAAACTTTGGCGTGACCCGTCATCAGCGCGTCGTTTTTTACGATTACGATGAAATCGAGTACATCACCGATTGCCAGTTCCGCGTCATTCCCGAGGCGCGCACGGAGGAGGAAGAAATGTCGGCCGAACCTTGGTATCCCATCGGCAAGCACGATGTGTTTCCCGAACAATTCGGCACCTTCCTGCTAGGCAATCCCCGCATCCGCCGCCATTTCATGCAGCACCATGCCGACCTGCTGACGGCGCAATACTGGCAGGCGCGCAAGCAGCGCATCGAAGACGGCCATATCGAGGACGTCTTCCCCTATCCGCAGCACCTGCGTTTTTGTATGCAGTCACCCTCCCCACCCTTAACCGGAGATCCAACATGAATGATCCAGTCGTAATCGTCGGTGCCGCGCGCACCCCCATGGGCGCCTTCCAGGGCGACTTTGCCAACGTCACCGCCAGCGACCTGGGCGCCGTGGCCATCCGCGCCGCCGTCGAACGGGCCGGCGTGGCGCCGGACGCCGTTGAACATGTGTATTTCGGCAATTGCCTGATGGCTGGCCAGGGCCAGGCGCCCGCGCGCCAAGCCTTGCGCAAGGCGGGCTTGCCCGATTCCACGGGCGCCGTGACCCTGTCGAAAATGTGCGGCTCGGCCATGCAAACGACCATGTTCGCGCATGACACCTTGCTCGCAGGCAGCGCCGAGGTGGTGGTGGCGGGCGGCATGGAATCGATGACCAACGCCCCCTATCTGGTGCCGAAGGCGCGCGGCGGCTACCGCATCGGCCACGGCATGATCTATGACCACATGATGATGGATGGCCTGGAAGACGCCTACAGCCGCGATGAAAAGGGCAATGCCCGCTCGATGGGCACGTTTGCCGAAGAGTGCGCCAGCCAGTACCACTTCACGCGAGAAGCGCAGGACGCGTTTGCCATCGAATCCGTGAAGCGCGCGCAAGCGGCCACCAAGGATGGCAGTTTTGAGTGGGAAATCGCGCCCGTCACCGTTTCCGGCCGCGGCGGCGACACCGTCGTCAGCATCGATGAAGGCCCGCAAAAAGCCCGCCTGGAAAAAATCCCGACCTTGAAGGCGGCGTTCAAGAAGGATGGCACGATCACGGCCGCTTCGTCCTCGTCCATCAACGACGGCGCGGCGGCGCTCGTGCTGATGCGCGAATCGACGGCGAAAAAGCTCGGCTGCACCGTCATCGCGAAAATCCACGGCCACGCCACGCACGCGCAGGCGCCCAACGAATTCACGACCGCCCCCATCGGCGCCGTCAAAAAGCTGTACGCCAAGACGGGCTGGAGCAGCGGGAATGTGGACTTGTTCGAGATCAATGAAGCGTTCGCGGCCGTGCCGATGGCCGCCATGCACGACCTCGATATTCCACACAGCAAGATCAACATCCACGGCGGCGCGTGCGCGCTGGGCCACCCGATCGGCGCCTCGGGTGCGCGCATCATCGTCACCCTGCTGGGCGCCTTGAAAAAGACGGGCGGCAAGCGCGGCGTGGCAGCCCTGTGCATCGGCGGCGGCGAAGCGACGGCAATGGCGATCGAACTGGTATAAGCTCTTCCTGAGCACGGGCGCGCACCGCAGTTCACGGTGCGCGCTTTCATTTTATTTTCAGGGAGAAAAGATATGCCTACCGCATTGATCATCGGCGCCTCGCGCGGCATCGGCCACGAAATCGTCCGTCAATACCGCCACGATGGCTGGCGCGTCATCGCCACGGCCCGTACCGCCGACGCTTGCGACGCCCTCCGGCAACTGGGCGCCGAAGCGCACCAGCTCGACGTGACGGACGTGGAAGGCTGTGCCGGCCTGGGCTGGAAGCTCGACGATGAAAAGCTCGACGTGGCCATCCTCAACGCGGGTGTGTATGGCCCGCGCCACGACGGTTTCCCCGCGCAAGCCGATTTCGACCTCGTCATGCACACGAACGTGCTGGCGGCCATGCGCTTGCTGCCGATCCTGGCGCCGCTGGCGGCGAATGCAAAAGGCAAGCTGGCCGTGCTGTCCTCGCACATGGGTTCCCTCAGCGAACGCGGCAACCCCAGCGGTTCGCTGTACCGCGCCAGCAAGGCCGCCCTGAATTCCGTGCTGATCGACACGTCCCTCGTGTACGGCCCGCAAGGCGTCAGCTGCGTCGCCTTCCACCCGGGCTGGGTACGCACGGACATGGGCGGCGCCGGCGCCGATATTTCGCCCGAGGAAAGCGCTGCCGGCATCCGCGCCACCCTGGCCAGCCTGCCGGCCACGGACAAGGCCGTGTTCCGCAACTACGACGGCAAGCCCATAGGCTGGTAATGCCAGCTCACCTATAAAAACAAACGAGACGACGTCCCATGATACTCAATGAAGAACAATCGATGATCCAGGAAGCGCTGCGCAGTTTTTCGCGCGAGCGCCTGGCGCCCAACGCTGCCCGCTGGGACAAGGAACATCATTTCCCGAAAGAAGAATTGCAGGAATTGGCCGCGCTGGGCGCCTTTGGCGTGGCCGTGCCGGAAGCGCTCGGTGGCGCCGGCCTCGACTACGTGTCGCTGGCCCTGGTGCTGGAAGAAATCGCCGCCGGCGATGGCGGCACGTCGACCATCATTTCCGTCAACAATTGCCCCGTGTGCAGCATCGCCATGATG is part of the Janthinobacterium sp. 67 genome and harbors:
- a CDS encoding GNAT family N-acetyltransferase, with the protein product MAARHDFVILAVDAASAEAQLLLDALSDALLRINGDSGRSSFDVEAATPRGGFYLARDTAGELLGCAALRPLGEADSAVGELKRMYARPGSAGVGAALLAHVESQARRHGYQALHLSTRVINTRAVAFYAKHGYAPVIAWGKYVGAAQSTCLGKTL
- the grxD gene encoding Grx4 family monothiol glutaredoxin produces the protein MSDVQTWIKETVTNTPVVLFMKGTAQFPQCGFSGRAIQILKACGVENIATVNVLDDPEVRQGIKDYSNWPTIPQLYVKGEFIGGSDIMNEMFESGELKSLLDA
- a CDS encoding UbiX family flavin prenyltransferase codes for the protein MPDSQTQRPRRIVVAITGATGAVYGLRLLQLLGAIPGVETHLVLSDAAVLTLHQETGVGRKDIEAQAHVVHKLRDIGASIASGSFQSDGMVVAPCSMKTLAAVAHGLSDNLITRAADVVLKERRRLILMVRETPFNLAHLRNMTAVTEMGGIIFPPLPSFYHHPQSIAEMVDHTVARVIDLLGIEHGLAPRWNGLKSASDTPIL
- a CDS encoding MerR family transcriptional regulator, translated to MQPTPPAPTTTYTITELAREFDITARAIRFYEDQGLLSPKREGAGGRSRVYTPRDRTRLKLTLRGKRLGLALSEIKSLVDMYESPKDTRAQMDRFLGVLAQHRQTLEQQRIDIEMALAEISSHEEACARMLADLNLDEAQTN
- a CDS encoding isovaleryl-CoA dehydrogenase → MLHLPGLTFDHGDDIASLREAIQQFAAAEIAPRAAEIDRTDQFPMDLWRKMGDMGLLGITVSEEYGGAGMGYLAHIIAMEEISRASASVGLSYGAHSNLCVNQIKRNGTAEQKAKYLPKLITGEHIGALAMSEPNAGSDVVSMKLRADFKGDRWVLNGTKMWITNGPDADVLVVYAKNDLEAGPRGMTAFLIEKNFKGFSIAQKLDKLGMRGSHTGELVFQDCEVPAENVLGGLGKGVNVLMSGLDFERTVLSGGPLGIMQACMDLVVPYVHDRKQFGQPIGEFQLMQGKLADMYSTMMACKAYVYAVGQACDRATTPEAVRQLRKDAAGAILYSAEKATWMAGEAIQALGGNGYINEYPAGRLWRDAKLYEIGAGTSEIRRMLIGRELFAETK
- the aceK gene encoding bifunctional isocitrate dehydrogenase kinase/phosphatase: MTHIAFPKLLSSQIAFDIARTIRDGFDKHYRLFRATSQQAKQYFEQGAWAAAQTAARERIDFYDKRVQECVQMLEDEYEESELSDEVWRELKLHYIGMLTEHKQPELAETFFNSVCCNILHRTYFNNDYIFVRPVVSTEYIETQDPIPTYRVYYPGKDGLRHTLQGMVTDFQLGCAFANLERDVAQVEARLRQLFGSERIEPNHQIQVLTSLFYRNKGAYLVGKGINGNREYPFVVPILHNRHGKLVLDTVLFEHQQIAVLFSFTRAYFLVDMEVPSAYVQFLRSLLPRKPRSEIYTILGLQKQGKTLFYRDYLQHLKHSSDHFESAPGIRGLVMLVFALPSFPYVFKVIKDFFPLPKETTRAQVQQKYLLVKHHDRVGRMADTLEYSNVAFPRARFAEELLAELKQFAPSLIEEDGEQIIIRHLYIERRMVPLNMWLSNAEKEGRDDLVEHAIVEYGNAIKELVAANIFPGDMLYKNFGVTRHQRVVFYDYDEIEYITDCQFRVIPEARTEEEEMSAEPWYPIGKHDVFPEQFGTFLLGNPRIRRHFMQHHADLLTAQYWQARKQRIEDGHIEDVFPYPQHLRFCMQSPSPPLTGDPT
- a CDS encoding acetyl-CoA C-acyltransferase, with protein sequence MNDPVVIVGAARTPMGAFQGDFANVTASDLGAVAIRAAVERAGVAPDAVEHVYFGNCLMAGQGQAPARQALRKAGLPDSTGAVTLSKMCGSAMQTTMFAHDTLLAGSAEVVVAGGMESMTNAPYLVPKARGGYRIGHGMIYDHMMMDGLEDAYSRDEKGNARSMGTFAEECASQYHFTREAQDAFAIESVKRAQAATKDGSFEWEIAPVTVSGRGGDTVVSIDEGPQKARLEKIPTLKAAFKKDGTITAASSSSINDGAAALVLMRESTAKKLGCTVIAKIHGHATHAQAPNEFTTAPIGAVKKLYAKTGWSSGNVDLFEINEAFAAVPMAAMHDLDIPHSKINIHGGACALGHPIGASGARIIVTLLGALKKTGGKRGVAALCIGGGEATAMAIELV
- a CDS encoding SDR family oxidoreductase, translating into MPTALIIGASRGIGHEIVRQYRHDGWRVIATARTADACDALRQLGAEAHQLDVTDVEGCAGLGWKLDDEKLDVAILNAGVYGPRHDGFPAQADFDLVMHTNVLAAMRLLPILAPLAANAKGKLAVLSSHMGSLSERGNPSGSLYRASKAALNSVLIDTSLVYGPQGVSCVAFHPGWVRTDMGGAGADISPEESAAGIRATLASLPATDKAVFRNYDGKPIGW